The genomic DNA CTCGCACTACTGCACGCTTCTTTCGTTTACGATTGAATGTCACCAACGTACCGTTGGCCCCCACGCCCGTACGTCTGGTTTCAAGGACTTGGGAAATCAATTCTTGGACATAGACAGGGCGCTTCGTCGAATCGGTCATCACGGGCCTGGGTACGAGCCCTCGATCTATCAACGAGTAGAGTCGGGAGCGTGAGAGACCGATCATCTCTGCCATCTGGGTGACTGTTATGGCCGCTGGAATTTGTTGTTCAGGCATGATTGGAGACCAGAAATAGGACAGTTTGTAGACAGATAATGGACGGTCTATTTGCAGTTGCTCTGCACATGTTTACGTCCTTCAGCGGTCAACTCTCGAATTCCCTTGCTGTCCTTTCCAATGAGGCCGAGGCGGACTAACACGCCCTCCAAATCTCGGATCACACCAATGCCAACAGCTAACCGGCTTGCCAGTACGTTGAGTCTGGAGGGGGCGTCCATCAGCACATTCAGGTAATCTTGTTCTGCACGATTGAGACCTAGCGAATCCAACTGTTGAATGCGGCAGGTCTCTTCGAGGTGGCGTAAATCGATAGTGTCACTTCCAGTTGCAATGGC from Rosistilla oblonga includes the following:
- a CDS encoding helix-turn-helix transcriptional regulator, with the protein product MPEQQIPAAITVTQMAEMIGLSRSRLYSLIDRGLVPRPVMTDSTKRPVYVQELISQVLETRRTGVGANGTLVTFNRKRKKRAVVRANRRTAITPARDADQTEIITGLQSLGLDVTGSQVAALVAEHFPNSANTDTGEMIRQLFLALKRQE